A region of Plectropomus leopardus isolate mb chromosome 16, YSFRI_Pleo_2.0, whole genome shotgun sequence DNA encodes the following proteins:
- the LOC121955810 gene encoding phospholipase ABHD3-like isoform X2 → MFLSHLELWRTYWECVSRPYTVFICSLTAALYYLWGRKCQTPALVSSEAFSAFLHKHCPVVAERFSPTPWCWGGRLQTLVCAFLKSRPHVTYRNELIRTVDGGQISLDWVDNQDSATYPESSTRPTVLILPGLTGNSKQSYVLHAISQSTRRGYRCVVFNNRGLGGEELLTPVTYCAANTSDLERVVQHVKGLYPHAPVFGAGVSLGGMLLLNYLARKRTESGMVAGFTISVPWNALKSAASMEEPLNWLLFNKYLTNGLCQAVTRHRKVLEKVVDIDYVVKAQTIREFDERFTSLLFGYKSCTDYYHDASPDNKLHNTAVPILCLNAADDPFSPQHAFPLTTVQSLPNVALLLTAHGGHIAFLQGLFPRGESYMEHVFGQFVQAVFEHPEDIMKACGIKEEQAS, encoded by the exons atgtttttatcacatttggAGCTATGGAGAACATATTGGGAGTGTGTTTCCAGACCTTACACGGTGTTCATCTGCTCCCTCACGGCCGCACTGTACTATCTGTGGGGCCGCAAGTGTCAG ACACCAGCCCTGGTTTCTAGCGAGGCTTTTAGTGCATTTCTCCACAAGCACTGTCCTGTGGTGGCCGAGCGCTTCAGTCCCACTCCGTGGTGCTGGGGAGGTCGGCTTCAAACGCTGGTCTGTGCCTTCCTCAAGTCCCGCCCGCACGTCACTTATCGCAA TGAGCTGATCCGTACTGTTGATGGTGGTCAGATCTCTCTGGACTGGGTGGACAATCAGGACAGTGCGACCTACCCAGAATCCTCCACCCGACCCACAGTACTGATCCTCCCAGGCCTGACTGGCAACAGCAAGCAGTCCTATGTGCTCCACGCCATTAGCCAGTCCACCCGCCGCGGTTACAG atGTGTGGTCTTCAACAACAGAGGGCTTGGAGGGGAAGAGTTGCTG ACGCCTGTCACCTACTGTGCAGCCAATACCTCAGATCTTGAGCGTGTGGTGCAGCATGTCAAAGGACTTTACCCACATGCCCCTGTGTTTGGTGCTGGTGTGTCTTTGGGAGG CATGTTGTTATTAAATTACCTGGCCCGTAAGCGCACAGAGTCAGGAATGGTCGCGGGTTTCACCATCTCCGTCCCCTGGAATGCACTAAAGTCTGCCGCTTCAATGGAAGAACCGCTCAACTGGCTGCTTTTCAACAAATACCTCACCAACGGCCTGTGTCAAGCTGTCACCAG ACACAGGAAGGTTCTGGAGAAAGTGGTGGACATTGACTATGTTGTGAAG GCGCAAACGATCCGCGAGTTTGACGAACGCTTCACCTCTTTGCTGTTTGGTTATAAATCTTGTACGGACTATTACCACGATGCCAGCCCAGACAATAAACTCCATAATACAGCAGTACCCATCCTGTGTCTCAACGCTGCTGACGACCCCTTCTCTCCCCAACACG CTTTCCCCTTGACCACGGTCCAGAGCCTGCCTAATGTCGCTCTGTTGTTGACGGCCCACGGTGGACACATCGCCTTTCTGCAGGGTTTGTTTCCCCGAGGTGAGAGCTACATGGAGCACGTGTTCGGTCAGTTTGTTCAAGCCGTCTTTGAACACCCTGAGGACATCATGAAAGCCTGTGGCATTAAAGAAGAGCAGGCGAGCTGA
- the LOC121955592 gene encoding cathepsin B-like, whose protein sequence is MHFLALICALVAVSVTWARPHNPHDSSEMINLIKKANTTWTAGENFHNIDISYVKGLCGTILNGPKLPEVVHDTEGIKLPDSFDPRQQWPNCPTIKQIRDQGSCGSCWAFGAVEAISDRICIHSGGKISLEISAEDLLSCCDECGMGCFGGYPSAAWEFWAKKGLVTGGLYGSNVGCRPYTIAPCEHHVNGTRPPCQGEEETPKCVEQCINGYSPSYPKDKHFGRRTYSVPSKQEQIMTELYKNGPVEAAFSVYADFLLYKTGVYQHVTGEMLGGHAIKILGWGEENGTPYWLAANSWNSDWGDKGFFKIKRGNDECGIESEVVTGIPHN, encoded by the exons ATGCATTTCCTGGCTCTCATTTGTGCGCTTGTGGCGGTCTCTGTCACCTGGGCTCGGCCTCACAACCCTCATGACTCCTCAGAGATGATAAACCttattaaaaaagccaacaccACCTGGACG GCTGGGGAGAACTTCCATAATATTGATATCAGCTATGTGAAAGGACTGTGTGGGACCATACTGAATGGACCAAAACTGCCAGAGGT GGTTCACGATACAGAAGGAATAAAGCTGCCAGACAGCTTCGACCCGCGCCAGCAGTGGCCCAACTGTCCTACAATCAAACAGATCAGAGACCAGGGATCCTGTGGGTCCTGCTGG GCCTTTGGGGCAGTTGAGGCCATATCTGACAGGATATGTATCCACAGCGGAGGTAAGATCTCTTTGGAGATCTCTGCTGAAGATCTGCTGTCCTGCTGCGATGAATGTGGCATGGG ctgttttggtgGTTATCCCTCCGCTGCTTGGGAGTTCTGGGCAAAGAAAGGGCTCGTGACAGGAGGCCTGTATGGCTCCAATGTCG GCTGCCGACCCTACACCATCGCTCCCTGTGAGCATCACGTGAATGGGACTCGTCCTCCGTGtcagggagaagaggagactCCAAAGTGTGTGGAGCAGTGCATCAATGGATACTCGCCATCCTATCCGAAAGACAAACACTTTG GTAGACGCACATACAGCGTCCCATCCAAACAGGAGCAGATCATGACCGAGCTGTATAAGAACGGGCCTGTGGAAGCAGCTTTCTCTGTATATGCAGATTTTCTGCTGTACAAGACCG GAGTGTACCAGCATGTGACAGGAGAGATGCTGGGCGGTCATGCCATTAAGATCCTCGGCTGGGGAGAAGAGAATGGGACGCCCTACTGGCTGGCTGCAAACTCCTGGAACAGTGACTGGGGAGATAAAG GTTTCTTTAAGATCAAGCGTGGAAACGATGAGTGTGGCATTGAGTCAGAGGTGGTTACAGGAATCCCTCACAACTAG
- the LOC121955810 gene encoding phospholipase ABHD3-like isoform X3: protein MGRLRTPALVSSEAFSAFLHKHCPVVAERFSPTPWCWGGRLQTLVCAFLKSRPHVTYRNELIRTVDGGQISLDWVDNQDSATYPESSTRPTVLILPGLTGNSKQSYVLHAISQSTRRGYRCVVFNNRGLGGEELLTPVTYCAANTSDLERVVQHVKGLYPHAPVFGAGVSLGGMLLLNYLARKRTESGMVAGFTISVPWNALKSAASMEEPLNWLLFNKYLTNGLCQAVTRHRKVLEKVVDIDYVVKAQTIREFDERFTSLLFGYKSCTDYYHDASPDNKLHNTAVPILCLNAADDPFSPQHAFPLTTVQSLPNVALLLTAHGGHIAFLQGLFPRGESYMEHVFGQFVQAVFEHPEDIMKACGIKEEQAS, encoded by the exons ATGGGACGTCTCCGG ACACCAGCCCTGGTTTCTAGCGAGGCTTTTAGTGCATTTCTCCACAAGCACTGTCCTGTGGTGGCCGAGCGCTTCAGTCCCACTCCGTGGTGCTGGGGAGGTCGGCTTCAAACGCTGGTCTGTGCCTTCCTCAAGTCCCGCCCGCACGTCACTTATCGCAA TGAGCTGATCCGTACTGTTGATGGTGGTCAGATCTCTCTGGACTGGGTGGACAATCAGGACAGTGCGACCTACCCAGAATCCTCCACCCGACCCACAGTACTGATCCTCCCAGGCCTGACTGGCAACAGCAAGCAGTCCTATGTGCTCCACGCCATTAGCCAGTCCACCCGCCGCGGTTACAG atGTGTGGTCTTCAACAACAGAGGGCTTGGAGGGGAAGAGTTGCTG ACGCCTGTCACCTACTGTGCAGCCAATACCTCAGATCTTGAGCGTGTGGTGCAGCATGTCAAAGGACTTTACCCACATGCCCCTGTGTTTGGTGCTGGTGTGTCTTTGGGAGG CATGTTGTTATTAAATTACCTGGCCCGTAAGCGCACAGAGTCAGGAATGGTCGCGGGTTTCACCATCTCCGTCCCCTGGAATGCACTAAAGTCTGCCGCTTCAATGGAAGAACCGCTCAACTGGCTGCTTTTCAACAAATACCTCACCAACGGCCTGTGTCAAGCTGTCACCAG ACACAGGAAGGTTCTGGAGAAAGTGGTGGACATTGACTATGTTGTGAAG GCGCAAACGATCCGCGAGTTTGACGAACGCTTCACCTCTTTGCTGTTTGGTTATAAATCTTGTACGGACTATTACCACGATGCCAGCCCAGACAATAAACTCCATAATACAGCAGTACCCATCCTGTGTCTCAACGCTGCTGACGACCCCTTCTCTCCCCAACACG CTTTCCCCTTGACCACGGTCCAGAGCCTGCCTAATGTCGCTCTGTTGTTGACGGCCCACGGTGGACACATCGCCTTTCTGCAGGGTTTGTTTCCCCGAGGTGAGAGCTACATGGAGCACGTGTTCGGTCAGTTTGTTCAAGCCGTCTTTGAACACCCTGAGGACATCATGAAAGCCTGTGGCATTAAAGAAGAGCAGGCGAGCTGA
- the LOC121955810 gene encoding phospholipase ABHD3-like isoform X1, with amino-acid sequence MFFRFCVTLCCLRHHVNTHKHALPLELCTSLTLCPLKQPVLHTCCCLCQVLISRPLCSTPSFCLFSPQTPALVSSEAFSAFLHKHCPVVAERFSPTPWCWGGRLQTLVCAFLKSRPHVTYRNELIRTVDGGQISLDWVDNQDSATYPESSTRPTVLILPGLTGNSKQSYVLHAISQSTRRGYRCVVFNNRGLGGEELLTPVTYCAANTSDLERVVQHVKGLYPHAPVFGAGVSLGGMLLLNYLARKRTESGMVAGFTISVPWNALKSAASMEEPLNWLLFNKYLTNGLCQAVTRHRKVLEKVVDIDYVVKAQTIREFDERFTSLLFGYKSCTDYYHDASPDNKLHNTAVPILCLNAADDPFSPQHAFPLTTVQSLPNVALLLTAHGGHIAFLQGLFPRGESYMEHVFGQFVQAVFEHPEDIMKACGIKEEQAS; translated from the exons atgttttttaggttttgtgTAACACTGTGTTGTTTACGAcaccatgtaaacacacacaaacacgcccTGCCATTGGAGCTCTGTACCTCTCTTACTCTCTGCCCCCTAAAGCAGCCTGTTTTACATACATGTTGTTGTCTGTGTCAAGTACTGATTTCAAGACCCCTTTGTTCTACCCCTTCATTTTGCCTCTTTTCCCCTCAGACACCAGCCCTGGTTTCTAGCGAGGCTTTTAGTGCATTTCTCCACAAGCACTGTCCTGTGGTGGCCGAGCGCTTCAGTCCCACTCCGTGGTGCTGGGGAGGTCGGCTTCAAACGCTGGTCTGTGCCTTCCTCAAGTCCCGCCCGCACGTCACTTATCGCAA TGAGCTGATCCGTACTGTTGATGGTGGTCAGATCTCTCTGGACTGGGTGGACAATCAGGACAGTGCGACCTACCCAGAATCCTCCACCCGACCCACAGTACTGATCCTCCCAGGCCTGACTGGCAACAGCAAGCAGTCCTATGTGCTCCACGCCATTAGCCAGTCCACCCGCCGCGGTTACAG atGTGTGGTCTTCAACAACAGAGGGCTTGGAGGGGAAGAGTTGCTG ACGCCTGTCACCTACTGTGCAGCCAATACCTCAGATCTTGAGCGTGTGGTGCAGCATGTCAAAGGACTTTACCCACATGCCCCTGTGTTTGGTGCTGGTGTGTCTTTGGGAGG CATGTTGTTATTAAATTACCTGGCCCGTAAGCGCACAGAGTCAGGAATGGTCGCGGGTTTCACCATCTCCGTCCCCTGGAATGCACTAAAGTCTGCCGCTTCAATGGAAGAACCGCTCAACTGGCTGCTTTTCAACAAATACCTCACCAACGGCCTGTGTCAAGCTGTCACCAG ACACAGGAAGGTTCTGGAGAAAGTGGTGGACATTGACTATGTTGTGAAG GCGCAAACGATCCGCGAGTTTGACGAACGCTTCACCTCTTTGCTGTTTGGTTATAAATCTTGTACGGACTATTACCACGATGCCAGCCCAGACAATAAACTCCATAATACAGCAGTACCCATCCTGTGTCTCAACGCTGCTGACGACCCCTTCTCTCCCCAACACG CTTTCCCCTTGACCACGGTCCAGAGCCTGCCTAATGTCGCTCTGTTGTTGACGGCCCACGGTGGACACATCGCCTTTCTGCAGGGTTTGTTTCCCCGAGGTGAGAGCTACATGGAGCACGTGTTCGGTCAGTTTGTTCAAGCCGTCTTTGAACACCCTGAGGACATCATGAAAGCCTGTGGCATTAAAGAAGAGCAGGCGAGCTGA